In one Niveibacterium umoris genomic region, the following are encoded:
- a CDS encoding urease accessory protein UreD has protein sequence MPDVATGGAGHAASPHGWRARLALGFERRDARSVLIRREHLGPLRVQKALYPEGDAVSHAILLHPPAGIAGGDSLAIDVSVGEGAHALLTTPGAGKWYRADGRPAEQRIQLSVADAGSLEWLPQESMVFDGADGNATLDVQLSGNACFIGFDLWCLGRRARGERFTHGRMDTAIRIARDGRPVFVEQARLRGDDPRLGSRAVLGGASVFGSLLVAARDIDATLVEACRNESPTAGLGAVTRLPGLLVARYRGDDAEAARHWFAALWAIVRPALLNRPACPPRIWNT, from the coding sequence GTGCCGGACGTCGCCACAGGCGGCGCCGGCCACGCGGCATCCCCGCATGGGTGGCGAGCCCGACTCGCCCTGGGTTTTGAACGCCGCGACGCGCGCAGCGTCCTGATCCGCCGCGAACACCTCGGCCCACTGCGGGTGCAGAAGGCGCTCTATCCGGAAGGCGACGCGGTCAGCCACGCGATCCTGCTGCATCCGCCGGCAGGCATTGCTGGCGGCGACTCGCTGGCGATCGACGTGTCGGTGGGCGAAGGCGCCCACGCGCTGCTGACCACTCCGGGCGCCGGCAAGTGGTACCGCGCCGACGGCCGTCCGGCCGAGCAAAGGATTCAGCTGAGCGTCGCCGACGCGGGCAGCCTCGAATGGTTGCCACAGGAAAGCATGGTCTTCGACGGCGCCGACGGGAATGCAACGCTGGACGTGCAACTGAGCGGTAACGCGTGCTTCATCGGCTTCGATCTGTGGTGCCTGGGCCGCCGCGCGCGCGGCGAACGCTTCACGCACGGCCGCATGGACACCGCGATACGCATCGCACGTGACGGTCGCCCTGTCTTTGTCGAACAGGCACGGCTGCGCGGCGACGACCCACGCCTTGGCTCGCGTGCGGTGCTCGGCGGCGCCAGCGTCTTCGGCAGCCTGCTGGTGGCTGCACGCGACATCGACGCCACGCTGGTCGAAGCGTGCCGTAATGAAAGCCCCACGGCCGGGTTAGGCGCCGTCACCCGCCTGCCCGGCCTGCTGGTGGCCCGCTACCGCGGCGACGACGCCGAGGCCGCGCGCCACTGGTTCGCCGCCCTCTGGGCCATCGTCCGGCCGGCACTGCTGAACCGCCCGGCCTGCCCGCCCCGCATCTGGAACACATGA
- the queF gene encoding NADPH-dependent 7-cyano-7-deazaguanine reductase QueF (Catalyzes the NADPH-dependent reduction of 7-cyano-7-deazaguanine (preQ0) to 7-aminomethyl-7-deazaguanine (preQ1) in queuosine biosynthesis) — MNPSNAPEASPLGKAVAYCDRYAPELLFPIPRSGKRAEIGIGADLPFTGHDLWNAYELSWLNPRGKPVVAIGTLTVPAASPNLIESKSLKLYFNSFNQTRFATLAEVEATIARDLSAAAGASVTVALQTLDQRPARPLGYPEGVLLDTLDIDIDTYEPAPLLLTAGGPVVEETLYSHLLKSNCLVTGQPDWGMVVIRYSGPAIDRAGLLRYICSFRTHNEFHEQCVERIFVDVTRQCHPQRLEVWARYTRRGGLDINPWRASEALPGPGNLGEIRQ; from the coding sequence ATGAACCCCAGCAACGCCCCGGAAGCCTCGCCGCTCGGCAAGGCCGTGGCCTATTGCGACCGCTATGCGCCAGAGCTTCTGTTCCCGATTCCGCGTAGCGGCAAGCGCGCCGAAATCGGCATCGGTGCCGACCTGCCCTTCACCGGGCACGACTTGTGGAACGCCTACGAGTTGTCGTGGCTGAACCCGCGCGGCAAGCCGGTCGTCGCGATCGGCACGCTCACGGTACCGGCGGCGTCGCCGAACCTGATCGAATCAAAATCATTGAAGTTGTACTTCAACAGCTTCAACCAGACGCGCTTTGCAACGCTCGCCGAAGTCGAGGCGACGATCGCCCGCGATCTTTCCGCGGCCGCAGGCGCATCGGTCACCGTGGCGCTCCAGACGCTGGACCAGCGCCCCGCGCGCCCGCTCGGCTACCCCGAGGGCGTGCTGCTCGACACGCTCGACATCGATATCGACACCTACGAACCGGCACCGCTGTTGCTGACGGCCGGCGGCCCGGTGGTCGAAGAAACGCTGTACTCGCACCTGCTCAAGTCGAACTGCCTCGTCACCGGGCAACCCGACTGGGGCATGGTGGTGATCCGCTACAGCGGCCCGGCCATCGACCGCGCCGGCCTGCTGCGCTACATCTGCTCCTTCCGCACCCACAACGAATTCCACGAGCAATGCGTGGAGCGCATCTTTGTCGATGTCACCCGCCAGTGCCACCCGCAACGGCTGGAAGTGTGGGCCCGCTACACCCGGCGCGGCGGCCTCGATATCAACCCCTGGCGCGCCAGCGAAGCCCTGCCCGGGCCGGGCAACCTCGGCGAGATCCGGCAATAG
- the urtE gene encoding urea ABC transporter ATP-binding subunit UrtE, translating into MLTVSNLNQYYGGSHILRDLSFEVPTGKVTTLLGRNGVGKTTLLKTLMGLVPAKTGTVRFWDADLTRSPSHARVRAGIGYVPQGREIFPRLTVAENLEMGLAVKPASAQVPERIFEMFPVLRQMMKRRGGDLSGGQQQQLAIGRALAAGPKLLILDEPTEGIQPSIIKDIERAIRALAESGEMAILLVEQYYDFARSLADQYIVMERGEIVMRGEGKNMDADGVRERLSV; encoded by the coding sequence ATGCTCACCGTCTCCAACCTGAACCAGTACTACGGCGGCAGCCACATCCTGCGCGACCTCTCTTTCGAAGTGCCGACCGGCAAGGTCACGACCCTGTTGGGCCGTAATGGCGTCGGCAAGACCACGCTGTTGAAGACACTGATGGGCCTCGTTCCCGCGAAGACCGGCACAGTCCGCTTCTGGGATGCCGACCTGACGCGCAGCCCCTCGCACGCCCGGGTGCGCGCCGGTATCGGCTATGTGCCACAGGGCCGCGAGATCTTCCCGCGCCTGACGGTGGCCGAGAATCTGGAGATGGGCCTCGCAGTGAAGCCCGCCAGTGCGCAGGTACCTGAACGCATCTTCGAGATGTTCCCGGTGCTGCGGCAGATGATGAAGCGCCGCGGCGGCGACCTCTCAGGTGGGCAGCAGCAGCAACTCGCGATCGGTCGAGCATTGGCCGCGGGGCCGAAGCTGCTGATCCTTGACGAACCGACCGAAGGCATCCAGCCCTCGATCATCAAGGACATCGAACGCGCCATCCGCGCCCTGGCCGAATCCGGCGAGATGGCGATCCTGCTGGTCGAGCAGTACTACGATTTCGCGCGCTCGCTGGCCGACCAGTACATCGTGATGGAACGCGGCGAAATCGTGATGCGCGGTGAAGGCAAGAACATGGACGCGGACGGCGTGCGCGAGCGGCTGTCGGTGTAG
- the urtD gene encoding urea ABC transporter ATP-binding protein UrtD has translation MTPGELDLSHKVILYLEDITVSFDGFRALNALTLTIDAGELRCIIGPNGAGKTTMMDVITGKTRPDAGRAFFGQTMDLTRMREPEIAHAGIGRKFQKPTIFEQHTVFENLELAMKTDKRVWRSLLAQLTGEQRDRVAETLKRIRLTSEADRPAGLLSHGQKQWLEIGMLLMQEPRLLLLDEPVAGMTDEETERTAELFVSLAGEHSLMVVEHDMAFVKALGGKVTVLHEGSVLAEGDLETVQNDPRVIEVYLGR, from the coding sequence ATGACGCCCGGCGAGCTGGATCTCTCGCACAAGGTCATCCTCTACCTTGAAGACATCACCGTCAGCTTCGATGGCTTTCGCGCCCTCAACGCGCTGACGCTGACGATCGACGCCGGCGAGCTGCGCTGCATCATCGGCCCCAACGGCGCCGGCAAGACCACCATGATGGACGTGATCACCGGCAAGACGCGCCCCGACGCCGGCCGCGCCTTCTTCGGCCAGACGATGGATCTGACGCGTATGCGCGAGCCGGAGATCGCGCATGCCGGCATCGGCCGCAAGTTCCAGAAGCCGACCATCTTCGAGCAGCACACGGTGTTCGAGAACCTCGAACTCGCGATGAAGACCGACAAGCGCGTGTGGCGCAGCCTGCTCGCGCAACTCACCGGCGAGCAGCGCGACCGCGTCGCGGAAACGCTCAAGCGCATCCGCCTCACCAGCGAGGCCGACCGCCCCGCCGGCCTGCTGTCGCACGGCCAGAAGCAGTGGCTGGAGATCGGCATGCTGCTGATGCAGGAGCCGCGCCTGCTGCTGCTCGACGAACCGGTGGCTGGCATGACCGACGAGGAAACCGAACGCACTGCGGAACTCTTCGTCTCGCTCGCCGGCGAGCACTCGCTAATGGTGGTCGAGCACGACATGGCCTTCGTCAAGGCGCTGGGCGGCAAGGTCACGGTGCTGCACGAAGGTAGCGTGCTGGCCGAGGGCGACCTCGAAACCGTACAGAACGACCCACGCGTGATCGAGGTCTATCTTGGCCGCTGA
- the urtC gene encoding urea ABC transporter permease subunit UrtC gives MRTPLTLRFLTAMPRSGWIALALFALVAWVLVPAAHLALPEGHPLHVSDYFVTLTGKVLCYAVVAVAMDLIWGYAGILSLGHGLFFALGGYAFGMYLMRQIGRDGSYHADLPDFMVFLDWKALPWYWTGSDSFLWALVLVVVVPAAIAWVFGYFAFRSRIKGVYFSIITQALTYAAMLLFFRNETGFGGNNGFTDFKRILGYSITAPETRLVLFGLSALLLMCTLLLGRYLVTSKFGRVLAAIRDAESRVMFIGYNPLHYKLFIWTLSAVLCALAGALYVPQVGIINPGEMSPANSIEIAIWAAVGGRGTLIGPVLGAFTVSLAKSWFTVSFPEYWLFFLGLLFILVTLYLPEGLVGLWRRVRHTRDTTPAAPKAVAKAAHAPASTSTHSTPPDAAAAEGASA, from the coding sequence ATGCGCACGCCACTGACCCTTCGATTCCTCACAGCCATGCCACGCAGCGGCTGGATCGCACTGGCGCTGTTCGCCCTCGTCGCCTGGGTGCTGGTGCCGGCCGCACACCTCGCGCTGCCCGAGGGTCACCCGCTGCATGTGTCGGACTACTTCGTGACGCTGACCGGCAAGGTGCTGTGCTACGCGGTGGTGGCAGTGGCGATGGACCTGATCTGGGGCTACGCCGGCATCCTGTCGCTCGGCCACGGGCTCTTCTTCGCGCTCGGCGGCTACGCCTTCGGCATGTACCTGATGCGGCAGATCGGGCGCGACGGCAGTTACCACGCCGACTTGCCGGACTTCATGGTGTTCCTCGACTGGAAAGCCCTGCCCTGGTACTGGACCGGCAGCGACAGCTTCCTCTGGGCGCTGGTGCTGGTGGTTGTGGTGCCGGCCGCGATTGCGTGGGTGTTCGGCTACTTCGCCTTCCGCTCGCGCATCAAGGGCGTGTATTTCTCGATCATCACGCAGGCGCTCACCTACGCCGCGATGCTGCTGTTCTTCCGCAACGAAACCGGTTTCGGTGGCAACAACGGCTTCACCGACTTCAAACGTATTCTCGGCTATTCGATCACCGCGCCGGAAACCCGGCTGGTGCTGTTCGGCCTCTCGGCGCTGCTGCTGATGTGCACGCTGCTGCTCGGCCGCTACCTCGTCACCTCGAAGTTCGGCCGCGTGCTCGCCGCGATCCGCGATGCCGAGTCGCGCGTGATGTTCATCGGCTACAACCCGCTGCACTACAAGCTCTTCATCTGGACCCTCTCGGCCGTGCTGTGCGCGCTGGCCGGTGCGCTGTACGTGCCGCAGGTAGGCATCATCAATCCGGGCGAGATGAGCCCGGCGAACTCGATCGAGATTGCGATCTGGGCTGCGGTCGGTGGCCGCGGCACGCTGATCGGCCCGGTGCTCGGCGCCTTCACGGTGAGCCTCGCGAAGAGCTGGTTCACCGTGAGCTTCCCCGAGTACTGGCTGTTCTTCCTCGGGCTGCTGTTCATCCTCGTCACGCTCTACCTGCCGGAAGGCCTGGTTGGTCTGTGGCGGCGCGTTCGCCACACACGCGATACGACACCCGCCGCACCCAAGGCCGTCGCGAAGGCTGCGCACGCCCCCGCGAGCACCTCCACCCACAGCACCCCGCCCGACGCTGCCGCCGCTGAAGGAGCATCCGCATGA